GTCGTTCCTGACCGGCAGGTACATCAGGTCCATCTCGTCCAGCGTCAGCCACAGCGTGCGGATCGCCCGTTTCAGCACCGACGTGTAGCACAGGTCGAACGTGTAGCCTTCGCGCTTGAGCACTTCACCGGCGGACTTCGCTTCCTTCACGCCTTTTTCGGTCAGGTCCACATCGGTCCAGCCGGTAAAGCGGTTTTCGAGATTCCACGTGGACTCACCATGACGCATGAAAACAATTTTGTACATAGGGCAATCTTTTTAGAAGGGTAGGATGGGAAATCTGCAGCCGGAGCCGTTGTTCGTCTTCTATTTTATAATGCGCGGATTGAGTTCAACCATTGGAAGCTAAGTGAAATTCATCCTCGACCATATCTTTCTTGTTGGCATCGCCGTCTTGTCCGGTGGCGCGCTGCTTTGGCCCTTGCTGACGCAACGGGGCAAAAAGGCGACCCCGCAGCAGGTTACGCTGTTGATAAACCGGGCCAAAGCCACCATTGTAGATGTACGCGACGCTGCCGCTTTCGGTGCGGGGCACCTGCCGGATGCGAGGAATATTCCGCTGGGTGAACTGGCCAAGCGCAGTGGCGAGCTGGAGAAGTTCAAGAACAGGACGGCCGTGGTCGTCTGCCAAAAAGGGACGCGGGCCTTCGGTGCCGCAAAGATTC
Above is a window of Pseudoduganella dura DNA encoding:
- a CDS encoding rhodanese-like domain-containing protein encodes the protein MKFILDHIFLVGIAVLSGGALLWPLLTQRGKKATPQQVTLLINRAKATIVDVRDAAAFGAGHLPDARNIPLGELAKRSGELEKFKNRTAVVVCQKGTRAFGAAKILEKAGFADVVVLDGGIDAWKTQGLPITK